One window of Nocardia nova SH22a genomic DNA carries:
- a CDS encoding glycerol-3-phosphate dehydrogenase/oxidase — protein MLGESTPATRGDSALNAARRTRELRALGDADRIDVLVIGGGVTGTGVALDAAARGLRTVLVEANDLAFGTSRWSSKLVHGGLRYLASGGVGIAHESAVERDALLTTIAPHLTRAIPQVVPAYTDTPIAQRLLVRAGFLAGDVLRRSAGTSPRVLPRSRRVAAAEALRMAPTLRRAGLRGGSVAWDGQLVDDARLVVTIARTAAAHGATVLTRVRAEQVTGESAVLRDTLSGETLTVRARSVINATGVWADVVDPSIELRPSRGTHLVFDAATFGGLDASLTVPIPGSTSRFVFAFPAAHGRVYLGLTDEDAPGPVPDEPQPTEDEITFLLDTANTVLREPLRRGDVRGAFAGLRPLLSTAADATSDISREHAVLRSPGGPITIVGGKLTTYRQMAEDAVDAAVAAAGLIAGPCRTRRIPLVGAVSGRARDRIAAAPVLVERYGDQAPLIVAATRDDPGLAESVAPGIDVMRAEFAYALTHEGALDESDLLDRRTRIGLVPDDRAAALPAAREALVAVRP, from the coding sequence ATGCTCGGCGAGAGCACACCGGCGACCCGCGGGGATTCCGCGCTCAATGCCGCCCGCCGCACCCGCGAACTGCGCGCACTCGGCGATGCGGACCGCATCGACGTGCTGGTGATCGGCGGCGGTGTCACCGGCACCGGAGTCGCACTGGACGCGGCGGCCCGCGGCCTGCGCACGGTCCTGGTGGAGGCGAACGACCTGGCATTCGGAACCAGCAGGTGGAGTTCGAAACTGGTGCACGGCGGGCTGCGGTATCTGGCGTCGGGCGGCGTCGGCATCGCCCATGAGAGCGCCGTCGAACGCGATGCGCTGCTCACCACCATCGCACCCCATCTGACCCGCGCCATCCCGCAGGTGGTCCCCGCCTACACCGATACCCCGATCGCGCAGCGGCTGCTGGTGCGCGCCGGGTTCCTGGCGGGAGATGTGCTGCGGCGCAGCGCCGGAACCTCGCCGCGGGTCCTGCCGCGCTCCCGCCGGGTCGCGGCGGCCGAGGCGTTGCGGATGGCGCCGACGCTGCGCCGTGCCGGATTGCGCGGCGGATCGGTGGCCTGGGACGGTCAGCTGGTGGACGATGCCCGCCTGGTGGTGACGATCGCCCGCACCGCCGCGGCGCACGGCGCCACCGTCCTCACCCGGGTGCGCGCGGAACAGGTGACCGGCGAGTCGGCCGTCCTGCGCGACACGCTCAGCGGCGAAACCCTCACCGTGCGAGCGCGTTCGGTGATCAACGCCACCGGAGTCTGGGCCGATGTCGTCGATCCGAGTATCGAACTGCGGCCCAGCCGGGGCACCCACCTGGTGTTCGACGCGGCGACCTTCGGCGGTCTCGACGCCTCGCTCACCGTGCCGATCCCGGGCAGCACCAGCCGCTTCGTGTTCGCCTTCCCCGCCGCCCACGGCCGGGTCTACCTGGGCCTGACCGATGAGGACGCCCCCGGCCCGGTACCCGACGAACCGCAGCCGACCGAGGACGAGATCACCTTCCTGCTCGACACCGCCAACACCGTGTTGCGAGAACCGTTGCGGCGCGGCGATGTCCGGGGCGCGTTCGCGGGCCTGCGCCCGCTGCTGAGCACGGCTGCCGACGCGACCTCCGACATCTCGCGCGAACATGCGGTGCTGCGGTCACCGGGCGGCCCGATCACGATCGTCGGCGGCAAGCTCACCACCTACCGGCAGATGGCCGAGGACGCGGTCGATGCGGCGGTCGCGGCCGCCGGGCTCATCGCGGGCCCGTGCCGCACCCGGCGAATTCCCTTGGTGGGCGCGGTATCCGGCCGTGCTCGCGACCGGATCGCCGCCGCACCCGTACTGGTGGAGCGGTACGGCGATCAGGCCCCGCTCATCGTGGCGGCGACCCGGGACGATCCCGGTCTGGCCGAATCCGTCGCCCCGGGCATCGATGTGATGCGCGCCGAATTCGCCTACGCGCTCACGCACGAGGGCGCGCTCGACGAGAGTGATCTGCTCGATCGTCGCACCCGGATCGGCCTGGTCCCCGATGATCGCGCGGCCGCCCTGCCGGCCGCGCGCGAGGCGCTCGTGGCCGTCCGGCCCTGA
- a CDS encoding patatin-like phospholipase family protein: protein MGNERAVVIGGGGVAGIAWANGVIAGSADAGIDLTDADVYIGTSAGANVAAQLTSGLTVEELMRRQLEPSLQSAEIVPEGDPLAAAWGTIEQLIEETGGDPAAVRQRLGGLAAAAETVPEAARRAVVESRLPVHEWPRQRLLITAVDTATGEPRVFDRDSGVALVDAVTASSAVPMVWPAHTVDGVRYMDGGIRTSVNADLAAGYARVLILAPLPDEALDGQIEGLVAGGARVESIVPDENAVAAFGTNPLDTVTRVPAASAGRIQGKSLAPRIARLWE, encoded by the coding sequence TGGTGATCGGTGGCGGCGGGGTGGCGGGCATCGCCTGGGCCAATGGGGTGATCGCCGGGTCGGCCGATGCGGGAATCGATCTCACCGATGCCGACGTGTACATCGGGACCTCGGCGGGCGCCAATGTGGCCGCGCAACTCACCAGCGGGCTGACGGTCGAGGAGCTGATGCGGCGGCAGCTCGAACCGTCGCTGCAGAGCGCCGAGATCGTGCCTGAGGGTGATCCGCTCGCCGCAGCGTGGGGCACGATCGAGCAACTCATCGAGGAGACCGGCGGTGACCCGGCGGCCGTGCGGCAGCGCCTCGGAGGTCTGGCCGCGGCCGCCGAGACGGTGCCGGAGGCCGCGCGCCGCGCGGTGGTCGAATCCCGTCTGCCGGTACACGAATGGCCCCGGCAGCGGCTGCTGATCACCGCGGTCGACACCGCGACGGGTGAGCCGCGCGTCTTCGATCGTGACTCCGGGGTCGCGCTGGTGGACGCGGTGACCGCGAGTTCGGCGGTGCCGATGGTGTGGCCCGCGCACACCGTCGACGGCGTGCGCTACATGGACGGCGGGATCCGGACCAGCGTGAACGCGGATCTGGCGGCCGGATACGCGCGGGTGCTGATCCTCGCGCCCCTGCCCGACGAGGCGCTCGACGGCCAGATCGAGGGCCTCGTCGCGGGCGGCGCCCGGGTGGAATCGATCGTTCCCGACGAGAACGCGGTCGCTGCCTTCGGCACCAATCCGCTCGACACCGTCACCCGCGTGCCCGCTGCGTCGGCCGGGCGAATCCAGGGAAAGTCGTTGGCGCCCAGGATTGCTCGGCTGTGGGAATGA